From Staphylococcus sp. M0911, a single genomic window includes:
- a CDS encoding zinc ribbon domain-containing protein has product MKCPNCGHQVEQDDVFCGECGTKLERQSKEVTAAEKDIQKADSNSQSHHSTHASSHHAINSNSNASYEQSQSMNQGAPSNSMNQQNASTENSSNSNFNHSQHQQAQNNTNQQQFQNQQYQQQNQQFQNQQFQQQPHGYQKQPNQFSEQAKEVTAESKGFFKSAFVDPDREIKSIHTFSFKLLGSLLAIGLILIAIILFLAIPEEVSLFTSEAKIVFSIIFSLIILLAAIVGATFGITRLVVVQAIPFKKVLSDFVFINSVTVATLLLSIILLIMEAYTFGTVILILSFVILVTSGVYLIAKYSGINHTRFSSFYGMIIYLIVIFILMRIFGEVTFSSILETFNETKDSLFNSLFGGGSTY; this is encoded by the coding sequence ATGAAATGTCCAAATTGTGGTCATCAAGTCGAACAAGATGACGTTTTTTGTGGGGAATGTGGTACTAAATTAGAACGTCAATCAAAAGAAGTCACAGCTGCTGAAAAGGATATTCAAAAAGCAGATTCTAATTCACAGTCTCATCATTCAACACACGCATCTAGTCACCACGCAATCAACTCAAATAGCAATGCCTCATACGAGCAATCACAATCTATGAACCAAGGTGCGCCATCTAATTCAATGAATCAACAAAATGCATCTACCGAAAATAGTTCAAATTCAAACTTCAATCACAGTCAGCATCAACAAGCACAAAACAATACTAATCAACAGCAATTCCAAAACCAACAGTATCAGCAACAAAATCAACAATTCCAAAATCAACAATTCCAACAACAACCACATGGTTATCAAAAACAACCTAATCAATTTAGTGAACAAGCTAAAGAGGTTACAGCTGAAAGTAAAGGCTTTTTCAAAAGTGCTTTTGTAGATCCAGACAGAGAAATTAAAAGTATACATACATTTAGTTTCAAATTATTAGGATCACTATTAGCAATTGGATTAATTTTAATAGCAATTATTTTATTCTTAGCTATTCCTGAAGAAGTATCTTTATTTACTTCAGAAGCTAAAATTGTTTTTTCTATCATTTTTAGCTTAATTATTTTATTAGCTGCAATTGTAGGTGCAACGTTTGGTATTACTAGATTAGTTGTAGTCCAAGCAATACCATTTAAAAAAGTGCTTTCAGATTTTGTATTTATAAATAGTGTAACAGTGGCAACATTATTATTATCAATCATTTTATTAATCATGGAAGCATATACGTTTGGTACGGTTATTCTTATCTTATCATTCGTTATACTTGTCACTTCAGGTGTTTATTTAATTGCCAAATATAGTGGCATTAATCATACAAGATTTTCAAGCTTTTACGGTATGATTATTTATTTAATTGTTATTTTCATTTTAATGAGAATATTTGGTGAGGTAACATTCTCAAGTATCTTAGAAACATTCAATGAAACGAAAGATTCATTATTTAATAGCTTATTTGGTGGGGGTAGTACGTATTAA
- a CDS encoding CocE/NonD family hydrolase, whose protein sequence is MTRNLLGNPQLTVTDVNDVKEGLNHIVVDSVQFGNQEMIMEKDVAVEMKDGEKLYVNIFRPNKEGQFPVVMSADTYGKDNKPKITNMGAQWPTLGPIPTSSFTPEESPDPGFWVPQDYVVVKLALRGSSKSNGVLSPWSKREAEDYYEVIEWAAQQEWSNGNVGTNGVSYLAVTQWWVASLNPPHLKAMIPWEGLNDMYREVAFHGGIPDTGFFRFWIQGIFARWTDNPNIEDLIQAQKDHPLFDDYWKQRQAPLHQIKTPLLACASWSTQGLHNRGSFEGFKQASSEDKWLYIHGRKEWESYYARENLERQKAFFDYYLKEEDNDWKETPTVTYEVRDQFYKGEFKTATAFPLPNTNYTPLYLNAKDLTLNQNAVNEESSTQYDSENEQDDVRFSYTFDHDTELVGNMNLKLWVSTDDADDMDLFAGIKKLDRRGNEVHFPDFNHIEQGQVATGWLRASHRELDQDKSTIAQPWHKHEQELKLNKGDIVPVEIELLPSGTRFKQGETLVVVVKGSEIVKGNSTPGMKTRYEHEERVNKGLHHIHTGGQYDSQLIIPVTK, encoded by the coding sequence ATGACAAGAAATTTATTAGGTAATCCTCAATTAACTGTTACAGATGTTAACGATGTTAAAGAAGGTCTTAATCATATCGTTGTAGATAGTGTACAATTCGGTAATCAAGAAATGATTATGGAAAAAGATGTGGCTGTAGAAATGAAAGATGGCGAAAAATTATACGTCAATATTTTCCGTCCGAATAAAGAAGGACAATTCCCCGTTGTCATGTCAGCCGACACTTATGGTAAAGATAATAAACCTAAAATTACTAATATGGGGGCGCAATGGCCTACTTTAGGTCCTATTCCAACTTCTAGTTTTACACCTGAAGAATCACCAGATCCAGGTTTCTGGGTACCTCAAGATTATGTAGTAGTTAAACTTGCTTTAAGAGGTAGCTCTAAATCAAATGGTGTGCTATCACCTTGGTCAAAACGTGAAGCTGAAGACTACTACGAAGTCATCGAATGGGCTGCACAACAAGAATGGAGTAATGGTAATGTAGGTACCAATGGTGTCTCTTACCTAGCTGTTACACAATGGTGGGTTGCTTCATTAAATCCCCCTCATTTAAAAGCAATGATTCCTTGGGAAGGACTCAATGATATGTATCGTGAAGTAGCCTTCCATGGTGGTATTCCTGATACAGGTTTCTTCCGTTTCTGGATTCAAGGTATTTTTGCGAGATGGACTGATAATCCAAATATTGAAGATTTAATTCAAGCTCAAAAAGACCATCCATTATTCGATGATTATTGGAAACAACGTCAAGCACCATTACATCAAATTAAAACACCATTATTAGCTTGTGCAAGTTGGTCAACACAAGGTTTACACAATCGTGGTTCATTTGAAGGCTTTAAACAAGCAAGTTCAGAAGACAAATGGTTATATATCCATGGTCGTAAAGAATGGGAAAGTTATTATGCTCGAGAAAACCTTGAACGCCAAAAAGCATTCTTCGATTATTACCTTAAAGAAGAAGATAATGATTGGAAAGAAACACCAACTGTCACTTATGAAGTAAGAGATCAATTCTATAAAGGTGAATTCAAAACAGCAACAGCATTCCCACTACCAAATACGAACTACACACCTTTATATCTAAATGCTAAAGACTTAACTTTAAATCAAAATGCTGTCAATGAAGAAAGTTCAACTCAATACGATTCTGAAAATGAACAAGATGATGTACGCTTTAGCTATACATTCGATCATGACACAGAATTAGTAGGAAATATGAACTTAAAACTTTGGGTAAGTACAGATGATGCAGACGATATGGACTTATTCGCAGGTATTAAAAAACTAGATCGTCGTGGTAACGAAGTGCACTTCCCAGACTTCAACCATATTGAACAAGGCCAAGTAGCTACAGGGTGGTTACGTGCATCTCATCGTGAGTTAGACCAAGACAAATCAACTATCGCTCAACCTTGGCATAAACATGAACAAGAGCTCAAACTTAATAAAGGAGACATTGTTCCTGTTGAAATCGAATTATTACCATCTGGCACACGTTTCAAACAAGGTGAAACACTAGTCGTTGTTGTCAAAGGTAGTGAAATTGTTAAAGGTAATAGTACACCTGGTATGAAAACACGCTATGAACATGAAGAACGCGTTAACAAAGGACTTCATCACATTCATACAGGTGGCCAATATGATTCTCAACTGATCATTCCTGTTACAAAATAA
- a CDS encoding TetR-like C-terminal domain-containing protein, producing MPQDRRVRKSQSAIRHAFIDLLHKYELEQITVQQISDLADVNRSTFYTHYIDKYDLLEKLEDEQVEIIRTFIEEGDVYKNQTFSTESIRTIMEFLIGNIEKNMEFYQLMFTMGKDSNLHEKLYELITGHLNHFKNENNKIGDIPFSYFMSYVSGAGLSFIRHWVEDPNRIAKDDLIQYFYDIVNNGPATIIRRTE from the coding sequence ATGCCACAAGACCGACGTGTTAGAAAATCACAATCAGCAATTAGACATGCATTTATCGATTTGCTTCATAAATATGAATTAGAACAAATCACGGTTCAACAAATATCAGATTTGGCAGATGTGAATCGAAGTACTTTTTATACTCATTACATAGATAAATATGATTTATTAGAAAAATTGGAAGATGAACAGGTAGAAATTATTAGAACGTTTATTGAAGAGGGAGATGTATATAAGAATCAAACATTCTCTACTGAAAGTATCCGTACGATTATGGAATTTTTAATAGGTAATATAGAAAAGAATATGGAATTTTATCAATTAATGTTTACGATGGGGAAAGATTCAAATTTACATGAAAAGTTATATGAATTAATCACAGGTCATCTAAATCATTTTAAAAATGAAAATAATAAAATAGGAGATATCCCATTTTCTTATTTTATGAGTTATGTATCAGGTGCTGGATTATCATTTATACGACATTGGGTAGAGGATCCCAATCGCATTGCTAAAGATGATTTAATACAGTATTTTTACGATATTGTTAATAATGGGCCGGCTACGATAATTAGAAGAACAGAATAA
- a CDS encoding glyoxalase/bleomycin resistance/extradiol dioxygenase family protein, which yields MTQLSPYLAFPNTKEALKYYEEVFGATNIKRLEVGEDQAEHFGMTKEQAKEATMHSEFEIVGVKILGADSFSRIQPINNGISLLIDFDINDQADVERVESFYDKIKDHASIDVELPLSEQFWGGKMGVFTDKYGVRWMLHGQDYNAIPQS from the coding sequence ATGACTCAATTATCACCATATTTAGCTTTTCCAAATACGAAAGAAGCGCTTAAATATTACGAAGAAGTTTTTGGTGCAACAAATATTAAACGGTTAGAAGTTGGCGAAGACCAAGCTGAACATTTTGGTATGACTAAAGAGCAAGCCAAAGAAGCGACAATGCACTCTGAATTTGAAATTGTTGGTGTGAAAATCTTAGGTGCGGATTCATTTAGCCGAATCCAACCTATCAATAACGGCATTTCATTATTAATTGATTTTGATATTAATGATCAAGCTGATGTAGAAAGAGTAGAATCTTTCTATGATAAAATTAAAGACCATGCTTCTATCGACGTTGAATTACCATTATCAGAGCAATTCTGGGGCGGTAAAATGGGCGTATTTACAGATAAATACGGTGTAAGATGGATGTTACACGGTCAAGATTACAACGCTATTCCACAATCATAA
- a CDS encoding epoxyqueuosine reductase QueH: MIEAGEILKKMKNQKVNYDKVLRKMIQQWEENGERPKILLHSCCAPCSTYTLEFLTQYADIAIYFANPNIHPKSEYLRRAKVQEMFVNDFNEKTGANVKYIEAVYQPHEFMKMAKSKGLTEEKEGGLRCTTCFEMRLEMVAEAAIKYGYDYFGSAITLSPKKNAQLINQLGMDVQQIYNINYLPSDFKKNKGYERSIEMCKDYHIFRQCYCGCVFAAMKQGIDFKAINKEANEFLQRF, from the coding sequence TTGATTGAAGCGGGCGAAATTTTAAAGAAAATGAAGAACCAAAAGGTCAATTATGACAAAGTTTTAAGAAAAATGATTCAACAATGGGAAGAAAACGGGGAACGACCTAAAATATTATTACATAGTTGTTGTGCACCTTGTAGTACCTATACCTTAGAATTTTTGACACAATATGCGGATATCGCGATATATTTTGCTAATCCCAATATTCATCCTAAGAGTGAATATTTAAGACGTGCTAAAGTTCAAGAAATGTTTGTAAATGACTTTAATGAAAAGACGGGGGCAAATGTAAAATATATTGAAGCAGTTTATCAACCACATGAATTTATGAAAATGGCTAAATCAAAAGGACTTACTGAAGAAAAAGAAGGTGGTCTACGATGTACAACTTGTTTTGAAATGAGACTTGAGATGGTTGCTGAAGCAGCGATTAAGTATGGTTATGATTACTTTGGTAGTGCAATCACATTGTCACCTAAGAAGAATGCGCAATTAATTAATCAACTTGGTATGGATGTTCAACAAATTTATAATATTAATTATTTACCCAGTGATTTTAAGAAAAATAAGGGCTATGAACGATCTATTGAAATGTGTAAAGATTATCATATTTTTAGACAGTGTTACTGTGGGTGTGTGTTTGCTGCAATGAAACAAGGTATTGATTTTAAAGCAATTAATAAAGAAGCCAATGAATTTTTACAACGATTTTAA
- a CDS encoding quinone-dependent dihydroorotate dehydrogenase, which produces MYKLIKPLLFKIEPEKAHGLTIDALKIAQKQSYVLPIMKKLFDYQNPMLSQDIHGITFENPIGLAAGYDKSCEVPKALENLGFGALELGGITPKPQPGNPQPRMYRLLEDDALINRMGFNNMGMNKALSHLRRYAYHTPIGLNVGVNKMTSYDERYQDYIKVIDTFKNDVNFFTVNISSPNTENLQNFHDKDEFSMLCNALETFKANNEINVPIFLKLTSDMDEEGLKSLLPTIQTHFDGVILANTTRKRDGLKSANRVEEGGLSGRPLFERNLKLVKLAYQETKGELLIIGTGGIFNAEDAIQMLRNGASLLQIYSSLVIEGPGLTKKINKDIVQYLNQNGYHHISDIIGLDVK; this is translated from the coding sequence ATGTATAAATTAATTAAACCCCTTTTATTTAAAATTGAACCTGAAAAAGCACACGGATTAACTATCGACGCCTTAAAAATTGCACAAAAACAATCCTATGTATTACCGATTATGAAAAAATTATTCGATTATCAAAATCCTATGTTATCTCAAGATATCCACGGTATTACATTTGAAAATCCAATCGGTCTTGCAGCTGGTTATGACAAATCTTGCGAAGTACCTAAAGCTTTAGAAAATCTTGGTTTCGGTGCATTAGAACTTGGTGGTATCACACCAAAGCCACAACCAGGTAATCCACAACCTCGTATGTATCGTTTATTAGAGGATGATGCCTTAATTAATCGTATGGGCTTTAATAATATGGGTATGAACAAAGCACTTAGTCATCTACGCCGTTATGCTTACCATACACCTATTGGTCTAAACGTTGGGGTCAACAAAATGACCTCTTACGACGAACGTTATCAAGACTATATTAAAGTTATTGATACATTCAAAAATGATGTTAATTTCTTTACTGTCAATATTAGCTCACCTAATACTGAAAACTTACAAAATTTTCACGATAAAGATGAATTTTCAATGTTATGCAATGCGTTAGAAACGTTTAAAGCAAACAATGAAATCAATGTACCTATTTTCTTAAAATTAACGTCTGATATGGACGAAGAAGGTTTGAAATCTCTATTACCAACCATTCAAACACATTTCGATGGTGTCATTCTTGCAAATACGACACGTAAACGTGATGGTTTAAAATCAGCTAACCGTGTTGAAGAGGGTGGTTTAAGCGGACGTCCTTTATTTGAACGTAATTTAAAACTTGTTAAATTAGCATATCAAGAAACTAAAGGAGAACTCTTAATTATTGGTACAGGCGGTATCTTTAATGCTGAAGATGCTATCCAAATGTTACGCAATGGTGCCTCTTTATTACAAATATATTCTTCATTAGTTATTGAAGGTCCAGGATTAACTAAGAAAATAAATAAAGACATTGTACAATATTTAAACCAAAATGGTTATCATCATATTAGCGATATTATCGGATTAGATGTAAAATAA
- a CDS encoding fructosamine kinase family protein — MAIDWKEHLPLDYIKEITPVSGGDVNEAFKVITQQDDTFFLLVQRNRDESFYAAEIAGLNEFENAGITAPKVIASGEINGDAYLILSYLEEGSSGSQKDLGQLVAKMHSQQQEDGQFGFRLPHEGGDISFDNSWTDNWKDIFIYRRMDHIRDELLRKQLWNEEDNKVYEQVRAVMLDALNQHQSKPSLLHGDLWGGNYMFLSDGRPALFDPAPLYGDREFDLGITTVFGGFTQEFYDEYEKHYPLAKGAYERLEFYRLYLLMIHLLKFGGMYASSVNRSMETILE; from the coding sequence ATGGCTATAGATTGGAAAGAGCATTTACCATTAGATTATATTAAAGAGATTACACCAGTCAGTGGTGGAGATGTGAATGAAGCATTTAAAGTAATAACACAACAAGATGATACGTTCTTCTTATTAGTACAACGTAACCGAGATGAATCATTTTATGCTGCAGAAATTGCAGGTCTGAATGAATTCGAAAATGCAGGTATTACTGCACCCAAAGTCATAGCAAGTGGAGAGATAAATGGGGATGCGTATTTAATTTTAAGTTATCTTGAGGAAGGGTCATCCGGCAGTCAAAAAGATTTGGGACAATTAGTTGCTAAAATGCATAGTCAACAACAAGAAGATGGCCAATTTGGATTCCGGTTACCACATGAAGGGGGCGATATTTCATTTGATAATTCATGGACGGACAACTGGAAAGACATTTTTATTTATCGCCGTATGGATCACATTCGAGATGAATTATTACGTAAACAACTATGGAATGAGGAAGATAATAAAGTATATGAACAGGTGAGAGCGGTTATGCTGGATGCATTAAACCAACACCAAAGTAAGCCATCGTTATTACATGGTGACTTATGGGGTGGTAATTATATGTTTTTATCAGATGGTCGTCCAGCTTTATTTGATCCAGCACCATTGTACGGTGATCGTGAATTTGATTTAGGTATTACAACCGTATTTGGTGGTTTTACTCAAGAGTTTTATGATGAATATGAAAAGCATTATCCGTTAGCTAAGGGTGCGTATGAACGATTAGAATTCTATAGATTATATTTATTGATGATACATTTATTAAAATTCGGTGGAATGTATGCAAGCAGTGTTAATCGCTCAATGGAAACAATATTAGAGTAA
- a CDS encoding alpha/beta hydrolase: MNTIELKGAKLRYHQIGQGPVLIFIPGANGTGDIFMPLAQQLKDHFTVVAVDRRDYGESELTEPLPESAANPDDNYRVKRDAKDIAELAQSLSDEPVYVLGSSSGSIVAMHVLKEHPEVVKQIAFHEPPINTFLPDSKYWKDKNDEIVNQILTEGLEKGMKTFAETLNIAPIDAKMMSQPAETEEAQKEQYQRVMFWSEYEIRQYTHSDITLDDFKKHEDQITLLNGTDSRESFPQDVNFYINEQIGLPIVDIPGGHLGYVQKPEGFAEVLLNMWHK, translated from the coding sequence ATGAATACAATAGAATTAAAAGGTGCTAAATTACGCTACCATCAAATTGGACAAGGTCCGGTATTAATATTCATCCCAGGTGCCAATGGAACTGGCGACATCTTTATGCCATTAGCACAACAATTAAAAGATCACTTCACTGTAGTTGCAGTAGATCGTCGTGACTATGGTGAAAGTGAGTTAACAGAACCACTACCAGAATCAGCAGCAAATCCAGACGACAATTATCGTGTAAAACGCGACGCAAAAGATATTGCAGAATTAGCACAATCACTTAGCGATGAACCCGTCTATGTTTTAGGCTCAAGTTCTGGTTCAATCGTTGCTATGCATGTACTTAAAGAACATCCAGAAGTAGTTAAACAAATTGCTTTCCACGAACCACCAATCAATACATTCTTACCAGATAGTAAATACTGGAAAGATAAAAATGATGAAATTGTAAACCAAATCCTTACAGAAGGATTAGAAAAAGGTATGAAAACATTTGCTGAAACACTTAATATTGCACCTATCGATGCTAAAATGATGTCTCAACCTGCAGAAACAGAAGAAGCTCAAAAAGAACAATATCAACGTGTTATGTTCTGGTCTGAATACGAAATTCGCCAATATACACACTCAGATATTACTTTAGATGACTTTAAAAAACATGAAGATCAAATCACATTACTAAATGGTACTGACTCTAGAGAATCATTCCCACAAGATGTTAACTTCTATATCAATGAACAAATTGGTTTACCAATCGTTGATATTCCTGGCGGTCACTTAGGTTATGTACAAAAACCTGAAGGCTTTGCCGAAGTATTATTAAACATGTGGCATAAATAA
- a CDS encoding amidohydrolase family protein: MKSITFEEHYVIDDIQKETMSQASADPNGVPMKVMLEGLEKKSGFTDADEISHHDKRIKFMDEQNVQMQVLSYGNGAPSNLEGQKAIDLCKKANDQLAEYIKQYPDRFVGFATLPINEPEAAMEEFKRCINELGFKGALIMGRTKDGFLDQDQFDGIFATAEELNVPIYLHPAPVNSDVYQAYYKGNYPEITAATFACFGYGWHIDVGIHAIHLVLSGIFDRYPNLNMIIGHWGEFIPFFLERMDETLFADHLKHPVSYYFKNNFYMTPSGMLTKPQFDLVKKEMGIDRILYAADYPYIEPERLGVFLDELGLTDEEKEKVSYRNGAKLLGLE; this comes from the coding sequence ATGAAAAGTATTACTTTTGAAGAACATTATGTGATAGACGACATTCAAAAAGAAACAATGAGTCAAGCTTCTGCTGACCCAAATGGTGTACCCATGAAAGTCATGTTAGAAGGACTAGAGAAAAAATCAGGTTTTACTGACGCTGATGAGATTTCTCATCATGATAAACGTATTAAATTCATGGATGAACAAAATGTACAAATGCAAGTATTATCATATGGTAATGGTGCACCTTCTAATCTTGAAGGTCAAAAAGCCATCGATTTATGTAAAAAAGCTAATGATCAATTAGCTGAGTATATCAAACAATATCCAGACCGTTTTGTAGGATTTGCGACATTACCGATTAATGAACCTGAAGCAGCTATGGAAGAATTCAAACGTTGTATCAATGAGTTAGGCTTTAAAGGTGCACTCATTATGGGTCGTACAAAAGATGGTTTCTTAGATCAAGATCAATTTGACGGTATTTTTGCAACTGCTGAAGAATTAAATGTACCTATTTATTTACATCCCGCACCCGTAAATAGCGATGTATACCAAGCTTACTATAAAGGAAATTATCCAGAAATCACTGCTGCTACATTCGCTTGTTTCGGTTATGGTTGGCACATCGATGTTGGTATTCATGCGATCCATCTAGTTCTATCAGGTATCTTTGATCGTTACCCTAATCTAAATATGATCATCGGACACTGGGGTGAATTCATTCCATTCTTCTTAGAACGTATGGATGAAACTTTATTTGCTGATCATTTAAAACACCCTGTTAGTTATTACTTTAAAAATAATTTCTATATGACGCCAAGTGGTATGTTGACTAAACCACAATTTGATTTAGTTAAAAAGGAAATGGGGATTGACCGAATTTTATATGCGGCAGACTACCCTTATATCGAACCAGAACGTTTAGGCGTATTTTTAGATGAACTTGGTTTAACTGATGAAGAAAAAGAGAAAGTAAGTTATAGAAATGGCGCTAAATTACTTGGCTTAGAATAA
- a CDS encoding SDR family NAD(P)-dependent oxidoreductase — translation MTKITLITGGNKGLGFETAKALINEGHKVYIGSRNESRGQVAAKEIGAQSVQLDVTDETSVQHAFDFIKDQEGRLDVLVNNAGISGQFAKPADITVDDIDKVYQTNVYGIVRMMNTFIPLLEQSEQPVVVNVTSGLGSFGMVTNPEAEEFHVNSLAYCSSKSAVTMLTVQYAKGLPQMQINAADPGSTNTDLVGDFSNNAKPATEGIKPIVELATIDANGPTGTFINGDGKMPW, via the coding sequence ATGACTAAAATTACATTAATTACAGGTGGTAATAAAGGCTTAGGTTTCGAAACAGCTAAAGCATTGATCAATGAAGGTCATAAAGTCTACATTGGTTCTAGAAATGAATCACGTGGTCAAGTTGCAGCAAAAGAAATTGGTGCACAAAGTGTTCAATTAGATGTTACTGATGAGACCTCTGTACAACATGCTTTCGACTTTATTAAAGATCAAGAGGGTCGCTTAGATGTACTTGTTAACAATGCTGGTATCTCAGGACAATTTGCCAAACCTGCAGATATTACTGTTGATGATATAGATAAAGTCTATCAAACCAACGTATACGGTATTGTTAGAATGATGAACACATTCATTCCTTTACTAGAACAATCAGAACAACCTGTCGTTGTTAATGTAACAAGTGGTTTAGGTTCATTTGGTATGGTAACCAATCCTGAGGCAGAAGAATTCCATGTTAATTCATTAGCTTATTGTTCATCTAAATCAGCTGTCACTATGCTAACAGTTCAATACGCTAAAGGTTTACCTCAAATGCAAATTAATGCTGCAGATCCAGGTTCTACAAATACAGACTTAGTTGGTGACTTTAGCAATAATGCTAAACCAGCAACTGAAGGCATTAAACCTATTGTAGAATTAGCCACAATTGATGCAAACGGACCAACTGGTACATTTATTAATGGCGACGGCAAAATGCCTTGGTAA
- a CDS encoding TetR/AcrR family transcriptional regulator: MRRDALENRQRIENKAIELFNQLGVQQVSMNRIAKELNIGMGTLYRHFKDKSALCTTIIEHDFTDIINQMYEVKEKHHDSKAVMAKSLDIFLNFKTINNDLLHCIEDTTDKNDFYHSDIYLQLFKFYSEILGNNKSTTWTTFKVDMLLKSLSTKSFELQKDERGLSNEKIRDYIIKLYFDKEE, from the coding sequence TTGCGACGAGACGCCCTCGAGAACCGGCAGCGCATAGAGAATAAAGCGATTGAACTCTTTAACCAACTTGGTGTTCAACAAGTGAGTATGAATCGCATCGCAAAAGAGTTAAATATTGGAATGGGAACTTTGTATCGTCATTTTAAGGATAAGAGCGCATTGTGTACGACGATTATCGAACATGACTTTACTGACATTATCAACCAAATGTACGAAGTGAAAGAAAAACATCACGATTCTAAAGCAGTCATGGCAAAGTCGCTTGATATCTTTTTAAATTTCAAAACAATCAACAATGATTTACTTCATTGTATTGAAGATACAACAGATAAAAATGACTTTTACCATAGTGATATTTATTTACAGTTATTTAAGTTTTATAGTGAAATTCTTGGCAATAATAAAAGTACAACATGGACAACTTTCAAAGTAGATATGTTATTGAAATCATTATCTACTAAATCTTTCGAATTACAAAAAGACGAACGCGGACTATCAAATGAAAAAATCAGAGATTATATAATCAAACTATATTTTGATAAAGAGGAGTAA
- a CDS encoding DUF2316 family protein, with protein MSLNKEQRQITAKELQEHFDETTLSLKNIADELNISINDVSHVLQMKAPNKLFGNHLQQFIHLVWDVRDLMNENIWHTGKSPKEYTYLKGEKEDYWFLQQ; from the coding sequence GTGTCATTAAATAAAGAGCAAAGACAAATCACAGCTAAAGAATTACAAGAGCATTTTGACGAAACAACGTTAAGTTTAAAAAATATAGCAGACGAATTGAATATTTCAATCAATGATGTGTCACATGTATTACAAATGAAAGCGCCAAATAAATTATTTGGAAATCATTTGCAACAATTTATACATTTAGTTTGGGACGTTCGAGACCTAATGAATGAAAATATCTGGCATACGGGTAAATCACCAAAAGAATATACATATTTAAAAGGCGAAAAGGAAGATTATTGGTTTTTACAACAGTAA